One window from the genome of Rhodobacteraceae bacterium S2214 encodes:
- a CDS encoding acetate--CoA ligase family protein, protein MSIDLQRLLKPKSLAVIGGGAWGEAVVKQAQAFGFAGQIWPIHPVKTEVAGLPAYQGVPDLPAAPDVAFVGINRDATIGAAERLSKAQAGGAVCFASGFAEAQAEDGLAGDAQTRLLHAAGDMSILGPNCYGFINALDGAIIWPDQHGLSRVDRGVAILTQSSNIAINLTFQARNLPIAMMITCGNMAQVSQAAIMDALLDDDRITAIGVHVEGFTDLAGWEAVAHKAHARDIPIVAIKAGRSEAARAATQSHTASLAGEDTSADALLSFLGIGRVNALPEFLEALKLGHVCGRLDSKQVASISCSGGEASLAADLGQAYGLTFPALTAAQTTTLRDVLGPKVALANPLDYHTYIWRDTAAMTAAWSAMVDPAVALTMTVVDVPDLARADPKDWDCAVDAAIGAQEKGGPVAMVSSLPETMPTAVAERLLAHNVAPLQGLAEAMAAAAALTRQTPCEGLLTGTTYDQHIDHGERAAKEMLRSHGLNVPRNALETDPDQIAALNFPVVVKADRIAHKTEANAVILNVRTADDATAALATLPPSGGHNFVEEMAQGGIVELLIAATHDPAHGIMLTIGAGGTLAELWQDTQHLMLPATHEQIDAALGKLRIAPLIDGYRGKPAADRAAIIDQILKLQACVAMQTDGFVEIEINPLICTPTEAVIADALWRQTYPE, encoded by the coding sequence TTTTGAAACCGAAGTCACTGGCCGTGATTGGTGGTGGCGCATGGGGAGAAGCGGTTGTGAAACAAGCGCAGGCCTTTGGTTTCGCCGGTCAGATATGGCCGATCCATCCGGTGAAAACCGAGGTTGCCGGATTGCCCGCATATCAAGGTGTGCCGGATTTACCTGCCGCACCTGACGTTGCCTTTGTCGGCATTAACCGCGATGCCACGATTGGTGCGGCAGAGCGGTTGTCGAAGGCGCAAGCAGGCGGCGCGGTTTGTTTTGCGTCCGGATTCGCCGAAGCGCAGGCAGAGGATGGACTTGCGGGCGACGCCCAGACCCGATTGTTGCATGCGGCAGGCGACATGTCGATCCTTGGCCCCAATTGTTATGGTTTTATCAACGCTTTGGATGGCGCAATCATCTGGCCCGACCAGCACGGGTTGTCGCGTGTGGATCGTGGTGTCGCGATCCTGACCCAATCATCGAACATCGCGATCAATCTGACGTTTCAGGCCCGTAACCTGCCCATTGCGATGATGATCACGTGCGGAAACATGGCGCAGGTATCGCAGGCGGCGATCATGGATGCATTGCTCGATGACGATAGGATCACGGCGATTGGCGTGCATGTCGAGGGTTTCACCGACCTCGCGGGATGGGAAGCGGTCGCGCACAAGGCGCATGCCCGCGATATTCCGATTGTTGCGATCAAGGCGGGCCGATCAGAAGCGGCCCGAGCGGCCACGCAATCACACACTGCGTCATTGGCTGGTGAGGACACGAGTGCCGATGCTTTGCTATCTTTCCTTGGCATTGGCCGTGTGAATGCGTTGCCCGAATTTTTAGAGGCTTTGAAGCTAGGCCATGTTTGCGGCCGCTTGGACAGCAAACAGGTGGCGTCGATCAGTTGTTCGGGGGGCGAGGCATCGCTGGCTGCGGATCTGGGGCAAGCGTACGGGTTGACGTTTCCGGCGTTGACCGCTGCGCAAACGACAACGCTTCGCGATGTTCTGGGCCCTAAGGTCGCGCTGGCGAACCCGCTAGATTACCACACCTATATTTGGCGTGACACGGCTGCGATGACAGCCGCATGGTCTGCGATGGTCGATCCTGCTGTTGCCCTGACAATGACCGTCGTGGATGTCCCTGATCTTGCCCGTGCTGACCCGAAGGATTGGGATTGCGCGGTTGATGCAGCAATCGGCGCACAGGAAAAGGGCGGACCTGTTGCGATGGTGTCGTCACTGCCAGAAACGATGCCGACAGCCGTCGCCGAGCGATTGCTGGCCCACAACGTGGCACCCCTACAGGGATTGGCAGAGGCGATGGCAGCTGCCGCAGCCTTGACCCGTCAAACGCCATGTGAGGGATTGCTGACTGGCACCACATACGACCAGCATATTGATCACGGCGAACGTGCCGCGAAAGAGATGCTGCGCAGTCACGGCCTGAATGTCCCGCGCAATGCGTTGGAAACGGATCCTGACCAGATCGCAGCGCTCAATTTTCCGGTTGTCGTAAAGGCGGACCGGATAGCACATAAGACAGAGGCGAATGCCGTTATTTTGAATGTGCGCACGGCTGATGACGCGACTGCGGCGCTGGCGACGTTGCCGCCCAGCGGCGGGCACAACTTTGTCGAAGAAATGGCCCAAGGCGGCATTGTCGAACTGTTGATCGCCGCGACGCATGATCCGGCACACGGGATTATGCTGACGATTGGGGCGGGTGGCACTTTGGCCGAGTTATGGCAGGACACCCAGCATTTGATGTTGCCTGCGACGCACGAACAAATTGATGCGGCGTTGGGCAAATTGCGGATCGCGCCGTTGATTGACGGATATCGCGGCAAGCCTGCTGCGGATCGCGCTGCCATTATTGACCAGATCCTGAAGCTGCAGGCTTGCGTCGCCATGCAGACCGACGGCTTTGTCGAAATCGAAATCAATCCGCTGATTTGCACGCCGACAGAGGCTGTGATCGCGGACGCGCTGTGGCGCCAAACATATCCGGAGTAA
- the caiD gene encoding crotonobetainyl-CoA hydratase, with protein sequence MTNPIKTRREGGILEITLDRPKANAIDLATSRIMGDVFADFRDDPDLRVAIITGAGDKFFCPGWDLKAASEGDAVDGDYGVGGFGGLQELRGMNKPVIAAVNGICCGGGLELALSADIILAADHATFALPEIRSGTVADAASIKLPKRIPYHIAMELLLTGRWFDTSEAMGWGLVNHTYPAADLMDQAWEMARLIASGPPLVYAAIKEVVRDAEDSNFQDAMNRITQRQLASVDVLYSSEDQLEGAKAFAEKRDPVWKGR encoded by the coding sequence ATGACCAACCCAATCAAAACGCGCCGCGAAGGTGGCATACTGGAAATCACGCTGGACCGTCCAAAAGCCAATGCCATTGATCTTGCGACATCGCGGATCATGGGGGATGTGTTCGCAGATTTTCGCGACGATCCTGACCTGCGTGTCGCGATTATTACTGGCGCGGGCGACAAATTCTTTTGCCCCGGTTGGGATTTGAAAGCCGCCAGTGAAGGCGACGCCGTTGATGGCGATTACGGTGTCGGTGGGTTTGGCGGATTGCAGGAACTGCGCGGGATGAACAAACCGGTGATCGCCGCCGTGAACGGCATTTGTTGCGGAGGCGGGTTAGAGCTTGCCCTGTCTGCCGATATTATTCTGGCTGCTGATCACGCCACCTTTGCCCTACCCGAAATCCGGTCTGGCACTGTGGCGGATGCCGCGTCGATCAAGCTGCCGAAACGCATCCCTTATCATATCGCGATGGAACTGCTGCTAACGGGGCGATGGTTCGACACGTCAGAAGCGATGGGTTGGGGGTTGGTGAACCACACCTATCCTGCCGCTGATCTGATGGATCAAGCATGGGAAATGGCCCGCCTGATCGCGTCCGGTCCGCCGTTGGTATATGCTGCGATCAAAGAGGTTGTGCGCGATGCGGAAGATTCCAATTTCCAAGACGCCATGAACCGGATCACGCAGCGGCAATTGGCCAGCGTTGATGTGCTTTATTCCAGCGAAGACCAGCTTGAAGGCGCAAAAGCCTTTGCCGAAAAACGCGATCCGGTTTGGAAGGGACGCTAA
- a CDS encoding class I SAM-dependent methyltransferase: MSKPPIVKDAYALTSAEAVKELYRDWAVSYDIGFSVSQGYQIPREVALAFFGAEGVGPVLDVGAGTGLVGEQLAALGDVIIDGVDLSAEMLAVAATKGHYRDLIEANILQPLPTQQRYAGVVSAGTFTLGHVGPEGVVALLDVAEQGALFVIAVNAEHFEGAGFATMLDDIDDRIADLSFKDIRIYDDRASEDHIDDMARLIIFRTV; encoded by the coding sequence ATGAGCAAACCGCCGATTGTCAAAGACGCATACGCCCTCACCTCTGCTGAAGCGGTGAAGGAATTGTATCGCGATTGGGCTGTCAGCTACGACATCGGGTTTAGCGTTAGCCAAGGCTACCAAATCCCACGTGAAGTGGCGCTTGCATTTTTCGGGGCGGAAGGTGTTGGGCCCGTGCTGGACGTTGGTGCCGGAACGGGGCTTGTTGGCGAACAATTGGCCGCACTTGGCGACGTCATCATTGATGGTGTTGATTTGTCCGCTGAAATGTTGGCGGTCGCGGCCACAAAGGGTCATTATCGGGATCTTATCGAAGCGAACATCCTACAACCACTGCCGACGCAGCAACGCTACGCCGGGGTCGTTAGTGCTGGCACCTTCACCCTAGGGCATGTCGGCCCCGAAGGGGTCGTGGCCCTGTTAGATGTCGCCGAACAGGGTGCCCTTTTTGTGATTGCGGTAAACGCGGAACATTTCGAAGGCGCAGGTTTTGCCACGATGCTGGATGACATCGACGACCGCATCGCCGACCTAAGCTTCAAAGACATCCGCATCTATGACGACCGCGCATCAGAAGATCACATTGATGACATGGCCCGTTTGATCATCTTTCGCACCGTTTAG
- a CDS encoding SDR family oxidoreductase codes for MTQTLLSFGHGYSAQALGRLLLPRDWRVIGTTRSEDKAVTFMQDGIEPRIWPGADMIPALDAATHLLISAAPGENGDPVLAELRDEIAKRVDQFAWVGYLSTTGVYGDHQGDWVDETAPLTPATKRGIARVKAEAAWSEIDGLPLHIFRLAGIYGPGRGPFSKVRNGTARRIIKPGQVFSRTHVADIARILDGSIQRPNPGAAYNVCDNDPAPPEDVIAYAAELLGLPVPEAEDFETAEMTPMARSFYAESKKVRNDRIKDELGVDLLYPDYKSGLKALFAQEMSGG; via the coding sequence ATGACACAGACATTGCTTTCATTTGGACACGGATATTCGGCGCAGGCATTGGGACGGCTTTTGCTGCCGCGCGACTGGCGCGTCATCGGCACAACACGGTCAGAGGACAAGGCTGTTACATTCATGCAAGACGGGATTGAACCGCGCATCTGGCCTGGCGCGGATATGATCCCCGCTCTTGATGCCGCGACACACCTGTTGATTTCAGCTGCCCCCGGTGAAAACGGTGACCCGGTGCTTGCCGAATTACGGGATGAGATCGCGAAACGCGTCGATCAATTCGCGTGGGTCGGCTACCTGTCCACCACCGGCGTTTACGGCGACCACCAAGGCGATTGGGTCGATGAAACTGCACCCCTGACCCCAGCCACCAAACGCGGTATCGCGCGTGTGAAAGCGGAAGCGGCTTGGTCAGAGATTGATGGGTTGCCGCTGCATATTTTTCGGCTCGCTGGTATTTATGGGCCCGGACGCGGGCCGTTTTCGAAGGTCCGCAACGGGACTGCGCGGCGCATTATCAAACCCGGACAGGTGTTTAGCCGAACCCATGTCGCTGACATCGCCCGTATTCTTGATGGTTCTATTCAACGTCCCAATCCGGGTGCAGCCTACAACGTCTGTGACAATGATCCTGCCCCGCCCGAAGACGTGATCGCCTACGCGGCCGAACTGCTCGGGCTGCCTGTGCCAGAGGCCGAGGATTTTGAAACGGCCGAAATGACCCCGATGGCCCGCAGTTTTTATGCCGAAAGCAAGAAAGTGCGGAACGACCGGATCAAGGATGAATTGGGTGTTGATCTGCTTTACCCCGACTACAAATCAGGACTTAAGGCGCTGTTTGCGCAGGAAATGTCCGGCGGATAA
- a CDS encoding androgen-induced gene 1 family protein, with amino-acid sequence MNKRRIFRWIVFLLAAFYCLRTLFFGDFSEFGGPFRYLTIWALFCSFFAASRMMALEEGRSTRRWDGFVCMTAVINAMVVFLYWRLFFADPASVTRDGELGQFYLEMYLHGLGPALQIADTLFVHRSYRKLTAPLAWLFGVIAAYVAWAEMVVGPMNDSPVGAVTSGLPYPFLNDLALNGRAVFYGSNFAVALVLLLVFAAVAWLIRRTFPAQTAP; translated from the coding sequence ATGAACAAACGGCGCATTTTCCGGTGGATCGTGTTTCTTTTGGCCGCGTTCTATTGCTTGCGGACTTTGTTCTTTGGCGATTTTTCCGAATTTGGCGGCCCGTTTCGTTACTTGACGATCTGGGCGCTGTTCTGTTCGTTCTTTGCCGCAAGTCGGATGATGGCGTTGGAAGAAGGACGCAGCACGCGGCGCTGGGACGGCTTTGTGTGTATGACCGCTGTAATCAACGCGATGGTCGTTTTCTTGTATTGGCGGCTGTTTTTCGCGGACCCTGCGTCTGTCACCCGCGACGGCGAACTCGGGCAGTTCTACCTCGAAATGTATCTGCACGGCCTTGGCCCCGCCTTGCAGATCGCGGACACGTTGTTTGTGCATCGCAGCTACAGGAAACTGACCGCACCATTGGCGTGGCTCTTTGGGGTGATCGCAGCCTACGTCGCGTGGGCCGAAATGGTGGTCGGACCGATGAACGATAGTCCGGTCGGTGCGGTGACAAGCGGATTGCCCTACCCATTCCTGAACGATCTGGCACTAAACGGCAGGGCGGTCTTTTACGGATCAAACTTTGCGGTCGCGTTAGTTTTGTTGCTTGTTTTCGCAGCGGTAGCTTGGCTTATCCGCCGGACATTTCCTGCGCAAACAGCGCCTTAA
- a CDS encoding ion transporter: MSFRQQASDFLDRQPVKNAIIVVILFNAVILGLETSTTVMAQAGSVIRFLDLLCLTIFTVEIAAKLFAQGPRFFRNGWNLFDFAVVGISLVPVTQGASVLRALRVLRVLRVLSVAPSLRRVVEGFVTALPGMGSVFLLMGIIFYIGAVIATKLFGAAFPDWFGNLALSAYTLFQIMTLESWSMGIVRPVMEVYPTAWAFFVPFILITTFAVVNLLVGLIVNSMQDAHAEEGNAATDAYRDEVMAKLIAIERRLDANNR; this comes from the coding sequence ATGTCATTTCGTCAACAAGCATCCGATTTTCTCGACCGCCAACCCGTTAAGAACGCGATCATCGTCGTCATCTTGTTCAATGCGGTGATCTTGGGACTGGAAACGTCGACGACGGTCATGGCACAGGCTGGCTCCGTGATCCGTTTCCTCGACTTGCTGTGTTTGACCATCTTTACCGTCGAAATCGCGGCCAAACTGTTCGCGCAAGGCCCGCGGTTTTTCCGCAATGGTTGGAACCTGTTCGATTTTGCTGTTGTCGGCATATCGCTTGTGCCCGTCACGCAAGGCGCATCCGTCTTGCGCGCGCTTCGCGTGCTGCGTGTCCTGCGCGTGCTGTCCGTCGCGCCTTCGCTGCGCCGCGTTGTCGAAGGATTTGTGACCGCCCTGCCAGGCATGGGATCGGTATTTTTGCTGATGGGCATCATTTTCTACATCGGCGCGGTCATAGCAACAAAGCTATTTGGCGCGGCCTTCCCCGATTGGTTCGGCAATCTTGCGCTGTCCGCCTACACCCTGTTCCAGATCATGACGTTGGAAAGCTGGTCGATGGGCATCGTGCGCCCCGTGATGGAGGTTTATCCGACCGCTTGGGCGTTCTTTGTCCCGTTCATCCTGATCACGACCTTCGCCGTTGTGAACCTGCTGGTCGGTCTGATCGTGAATTCCATGCAAGATGCGCACGCTGAAGAAGGAAACGCCGCGACGGATGCTTACAGAGACGAAGTCATGGCAAAACTTATCGCGATTGAACGGCGTCTGGATGCAAACAACCGTTAG
- the dxs gene encoding 1-deoxy-D-xylulose-5-phosphate synthase — translation MADRPTTPILDQVHVPADMKTLSDAQLRQLADDVREETISAVSVTGGHLGAGLGVVELTVALHAVFDAPKDKIIWDVSHQCYPHKILTGRRDRIRTLRMEGGLSGFTKRSESEYDCFGAAHSSTSISAALGFSVARDLGGEGGDAIAIIGDGSMSAGMAYEAMNNAGHLKKRLIVILNDNEMSIAPPVGAMSSYLSQLYAGEPFQELKAAAKGAVSFLPEPFREGAKRAKDMVKHMTVGGTLFEQLGFSYIGPIDGHDMDQLLAVLRTVKDRATGPVLIHAITKKGKGFAPAEAARDKGHATGKFNVVTGEQKKAPSNAPSYTSVFAESLLKHAATDTKICAVTAAMPDGTGLNKFMERYASRCFDVGIAEQHAVTFSAGLAAGGMRPFCALYSTFLQRGYDQVVHDVAIQRLPVRFAIDRAGLVGADGATHAGAFDVAFLANLPGFVVMAAADEAELVHMVATAAAHDEGPIAFRFPRGEGVGVDIPADAQVLEIGKGRMIREGSKVAILSFGTRLQEVEAACEALGAKGITPTIADARFAKPLDRDMILKLAEDHDALITVEEGAVGGFGSHVAQLLADEGVFDHGLKFRSMVLPDIFIDQANPRAMYDMAGLNAADIEAKVLEVMGVATIEKRA, via the coding sequence ATGGCTGACCGTCCAACCACCCCGATCCTTGATCAGGTTCACGTCCCTGCGGACATGAAAACCCTGTCTGATGCGCAGTTGCGCCAGCTGGCTGATGACGTACGCGAGGAAACGATTTCTGCGGTGTCGGTGACGGGCGGGCATCTGGGTGCGGGGCTTGGCGTCGTTGAACTGACAGTAGCGTTGCATGCGGTGTTCGACGCCCCGAAGGACAAAATCATCTGGGACGTGTCCCACCAATGTTATCCCCATAAAATCCTGACAGGCAGGCGTGATCGTATCCGTACCCTGCGGATGGAAGGCGGGCTGTCCGGTTTCACGAAACGGTCCGAAAGCGAATACGACTGCTTTGGCGCTGCGCATTCCAGTACGTCGATTTCGGCTGCTTTGGGCTTTTCGGTCGCCCGCGATCTGGGCGGTGAAGGTGGGGACGCAATCGCGATCATCGGCGACGGGTCGATGTCGGCAGGCATGGCTTACGAGGCGATGAACAACGCGGGGCATCTGAAAAAACGCCTGATCGTGATCTTGAATGATAACGAAATGTCGATTGCGCCACCAGTGGGTGCGATGTCGTCTTACCTGTCGCAGCTTTACGCGGGCGAGCCGTTTCAGGAACTGAAAGCAGCCGCCAAGGGTGCCGTGTCGTTCCTGCCCGAACCGTTCCGTGAAGGGGCCAAGCGCGCCAAGGATATGGTCAAACATATGACCGTTGGCGGAACCCTGTTCGAACAATTGGGCTTTTCTTACATCGGTCCGATTGACGGGCATGATATGGATCAATTGCTCGCGGTTTTGCGCACCGTGAAGGACCGCGCAACCGGTCCGGTTCTAATTCATGCGATTACCAAAAAGGGCAAAGGGTTCGCACCGGCAGAGGCCGCCCGCGACAAGGGACATGCCACGGGCAAGTTCAACGTCGTGACGGGTGAACAGAAGAAAGCGCCGTCAAACGCACCGTCCTACACGTCCGTCTTTGCGGAAAGCCTGCTGAAACATGCGGCGACCGATACGAAGATTTGCGCAGTGACTGCCGCCATGCCTGACGGCACGGGCCTGAACAAATTTATGGAACGTTACGCGAGCCGTTGCTTTGACGTCGGTATCGCTGAACAGCATGCAGTGACCTTTTCTGCGGGCCTTGCGGCGGGTGGGATGCGACCGTTTTGTGCGCTCTATTCCACGTTCTTGCAACGCGGTTACGATCAGGTTGTCCACGATGTTGCGATCCAGCGGTTGCCTGTACGTTTCGCGATTGATCGCGCGGGGCTCGTGGGGGCGGATGGCGCCACACATGCGGGCGCGTTTGATGTGGCGTTCCTTGCGAACCTGCCCGGATTTGTCGTGATGGCTGCGGCGGACGAAGCAGAGCTGGTGCATATGGTTGCGACCGCCGCGGCCCACGACGAAGGCCCAATCGCATTCCGTTTCCCGCGCGGTGAAGGTGTGGGCGTTGATATTCCGGCAGATGCGCAGGTCTTGGAAATCGGCAAAGGCCGGATGATCCGTGAAGGGTCCAAGGTCGCAATCCTGTCTTTTGGCACCCGCCTGCAAGAAGTCGAAGCCGCCTGCGAGGCGCTGGGTGCAAAAGGCATCACGCCGACGATTGCGGATGCACGATTTGCCAAACCGCTCGACCGCGACATGATCCTGAAACTGGCAGAAGACCATGACGCGTTGATCACCGTGGAAGAAGGCGCCGTTGGCGGGTTCGGATCGCATGTGGCGCAATTGCTGGCGGATGAAGGCGTGTTCGATCACGGGCTAAAATTCCGGTCGATGGTGCTGCCCGATATCTTCATCGACCAAGCAAACCCGCGCGCTATGTACGACATGGCCGGATTGAATGCGGCTGACATCGAAGCGAAAGTGCTCGAGGTGATGGGCGTCGCGACGATTGAAAAACGCGCCTGA
- a CDS encoding polyprenyl synthetase family protein has product MLKTALQDAQTRVAAVVATALGDVDLTVADAMRYAVGGGKGLRGFLVCEGARLHSVQGADHVAAAIECLHSYSLIHDDMPCMDDDALRRGQPTVHVKWNEATAVLAGDALQSLAFELIGHAPIDAAARVDLLTSLAVASGVRGMVGGQALDIAAETATTPLTLDQITTLQAGKTGALITWSAMAGPRMAQADTAALQAYGDALGLAFQIADDILDVEGDAATVGKAVGKDESAGKATFVSLLGLDAAKRRAKVLVDEACDALSPYGNDAEPLRDAARYVITRDK; this is encoded by the coding sequence ATGCTTAAGACCGCATTGCAAGATGCGCAGACGCGTGTTGCCGCTGTTGTTGCGACCGCATTGGGCGATGTCGATCTGACGGTGGCGGATGCGATGCGTTACGCTGTTGGCGGTGGCAAAGGGTTGCGCGGGTTTCTAGTCTGTGAAGGGGCGCGATTGCATAGTGTGCAAGGTGCCGATCACGTGGCTGCTGCGATTGAATGTCTGCACAGCTATTCGCTAATCCACGATGATATGCCTTGCATGGATGACGATGCGTTGCGGCGCGGTCAGCCCACCGTACATGTAAAATGGAACGAAGCGACCGCCGTTTTGGCGGGCGATGCGTTGCAGTCATTGGCCTTTGAGCTGATCGGCCACGCCCCCATTGATGCCGCCGCACGCGTTGATCTGCTGACGTCCTTGGCTGTCGCATCCGGAGTGCGCGGTATGGTCGGCGGGCAAGCCTTGGACATTGCCGCCGAAACAGCCACGACACCCCTGACGCTTGATCAAATCACGACGTTGCAGGCGGGCAAAACCGGTGCGCTGATCACATGGTCGGCGATGGCGGGCCCTCGCATGGCGCAGGCGGATACGGCGGCGTTGCAGGCCTATGGCGACGCGCTTGGCCTCGCTTTTCAGATTGCGGACGATATTCTTGATGTTGAGGGCGACGCAGCGACCGTCGGCAAGGCGGTGGGCAAGGATGAAAGTGCTGGCAAGGCGACCTTTGTGTCCCTTCTGGGGCTGGATGCGGCAAAACGTCGGGCGAAGGTGCTGGTAGACGAGGCCTGTGATGCGTTATCACCATATGGGAATGATGCGGAGCCGCTGCGGGATGCTGCCCGCTATGTGATCACCCGCGATAAGTAG
- a CDS encoding exodeoxyribonuclease VII small subunit codes for MTDAVDQMSFEDAMKELETVVGQLERGDVALDQSIALYERGAALKARCEAKLKEAEEKVAKITLGEGGQPNGTAPLDA; via the coding sequence ATGACAGACGCTGTTGATCAGATGAGTTTTGAAGACGCGATGAAGGAACTGGAAACCGTTGTCGGCCAGCTGGAACGCGGCGATGTGGCGCTGGATCAATCGATTGCGCTTTATGAACGCGGTGCTGCGTTGAAAGCGCGCTGTGAGGCGAAGCTGAAAGAGGCCGAAGAAAAGGTCGCGAAGATTACGCTCGGTGAAGGTGGTCAACCGAATGGGACTGCGCCGCTGGATGCTTAA
- a CDS encoding histone deacetylase family protein, whose product MSTAVITHKDCFDHVTPPGHPEQVARLDAVLAALEALDVRQVTAPLAADDDILRAHPKSHVESIKAAAPVEGWRSLDADTHMSVGTLAAAYRAAGGVVKAVDMVLDGEVGNAFAAVRPPGHHAEGETAMGFCFFGSVAIAAKHALDHHGLNRVAILDFDVHHGNGTQDLVEDDPRILFCSSHQSPLYPGTGAAHETGVGNVLNVPLPDGTGSAAFRKAWDDIVFPRVDAFQPELILVSAGFDAHQDDPLAGMMLKTDDFAWITRRICALADLHCAGRVVSALEGGYDLDALGASVAAHVGVLEEASR is encoded by the coding sequence ATGTCGACCGCTGTGATTACACACAAGGATTGTTTCGATCATGTGACACCACCAGGCCATCCAGAACAGGTCGCAAGGCTAGATGCTGTTTTGGCAGCGCTTGAGGCTTTGGATGTGCGACAGGTCACCGCCCCGCTTGCCGCAGATGATGATATTTTGCGTGCTCATCCGAAATCTCATGTGGAGTCCATCAAGGCGGCGGCGCCTGTAGAAGGCTGGCGGTCGTTAGACGCGGATACCCATATGTCCGTAGGCACTTTGGCGGCTGCGTATCGTGCAGCCGGTGGCGTCGTGAAGGCCGTGGATATGGTGTTAGATGGTGAGGTTGGGAACGCCTTTGCCGCCGTCCGCCCGCCGGGTCATCATGCAGAAGGTGAAACCGCGATGGGGTTCTGTTTTTTTGGCTCGGTAGCGATTGCTGCCAAGCACGCGTTGGACCATCACGGGTTAAATCGTGTCGCGATCCTAGATTTTGATGTGCACCACGGCAACGGGACGCAAGATTTGGTCGAGGATGATCCCCGGATCTTGTTTTGCTCTAGCCACCAATCGCCGCTTTACCCGGGCACCGGGGCTGCCCACGAGACAGGCGTTGGGAATGTGTTGAACGTGCCCTTGCCAGATGGCACAGGGTCTGCTGCTTTTCGTAAGGCATGGGATGATATCGTGTTTCCACGCGTGGATGCATTTCAACCCGAACTCATCCTTGTGTCCGCCGGTTTTGATGCGCATCAGGACGATCCATTGGCCGGCATGATGTTGAAGACCGACGATTTCGCCTGGATCACCCGCCGGATTTGCGCGCTTGCGGATTTGCATTGCGCAGGGCGCGTGGTATCCGCCCTTGAAGGCGGTTACGATCTGGATGCCCTTGGTGCCAGTGTTGCCGCGCATGTCGGTGTTTTAGAGGAAGCAAGCAGATGA
- a CDS encoding response regulator, producing the protein MNADDAHLLIVDDDERIRGLLQKFLMRSGFLVSSAKDAAHARRILSGLEFDLIVLDVMMPGEDGLSLCRDLRTQMTTPILLLTAKGETDDRITGLEAGADDYLAKPFEPKELLLRINAILRRVPAAEPVVATPKVLNLGPVRYDIERGEMWRGEELVRLTSTESQLMRIFSGVPSEPVTRAKLVEELSRSGGQTQERAVDVQITRLRRKIEEDPKQPRYLQTVRGAGYMLAPDQS; encoded by the coding sequence ATGAATGCAGACGACGCCCACCTGCTGATTGTTGATGACGACGAACGTATTCGGGGTCTTTTGCAGAAATTTCTAATGCGCAGCGGCTTTTTGGTCAGCAGCGCCAAAGATGCAGCTCACGCACGGCGTATCCTCAGCGGGCTCGAATTCGATCTCATCGTGCTGGACGTCATGATGCCGGGTGAAGACGGTCTGTCGCTTTGCCGCGATCTGCGAACGCAGATGACGACACCGATTTTGTTGCTGACCGCTAAGGGCGAAACGGACGATCGGATTACAGGGTTGGAAGCGGGGGCCGATGATTATCTGGCCAAACCGTTTGAACCCAAAGAACTGCTGCTGCGGATCAACGCAATCCTGCGCCGTGTGCCTGCGGCAGAACCCGTGGTGGCAACCCCGAAGGTGCTGAACCTGGGTCCGGTGCGGTATGACATTGAACGTGGCGAGATGTGGCGCGGCGAAGAACTGGTGCGACTGACATCCACGGAAAGCCAGCTGATGCGGATTTTCTCGGGCGTGCCAAGCGAACCTGTGACGCGGGCGAAGCTTGTGGAAGAGTTAAGCCGTTCTGGCGGGCAAACCCAAGAACGTGCGGTTGATGTTCAGATCACACGGCTGCGCCGCAAGATCGAAGAAGACCCGAAGCAACCCCGCTACCTGCAGACTGTGCGTGGTGCCGGATACATGTTGGCCCCTGACCAATCCTAA